One Paenibacillus sp. FSL H7-0737 DNA segment encodes these proteins:
- a CDS encoding efflux RND transporter permease subunit: MKWLTKWSFGNKAAVGLLVVMALVVGGLSYTSLPMEFMPEADNPQVTVTVLGPGQDAHAMETKVTKPIEAGAAFVKGKKEILSTSGDGYAQVNIFYDSKTNMKDAAGEVQKVVDSLQFPEGVMAPFVLQLNTSMIPVSQVTLSFDEGLTKENLKLAEETIIPEMQQAEGVANVALYGKVTPQVRVKLDPKLMAEKGITTPQVLGLLQGRNVSASLGEQTIGGQTGNVNVVSTIDSIDTLKKLPVSSGVKLQDIAVIELKEDQESVSRSNGKDVLFAIVTKEANANAVSVGDHIQDTVAHINKTIPNAEAAVVFSTSDMVVTSVNSMMREVLLGALFATIVILLFLRNLRATLITAVSIPLSLAVTLYLLDISGISLNIITLGGVAVAVGRLVDDSIVVIENIYRRLQKEPFSREMIISATGEVARAITSSTIATVAVFLPMGLLRGSLQAFLLPFALTVTYSLLTSLVVALTVVPLLSSWLLRRTSMKEHEPSKWFTRFLDWNLRRKWITLSLGLLLLIGSIAAYVTMPKGALDASDASYVSVQLNYPKDVPVKEILEKGKQLEQDLMKQPEAETVIMQSGNSADAAQWGSVSSETLVDYTVVMKKGADAQGFIDHVRDVKDSYAGATLVANQMSMMGSSSTSEYIDIVGDNLTDITAVAAEVTNKLKTVEGIQKVSSNMEDTKPVFTFKVDPAQTNAQEITMQLSAMLNPIPMGQIELDGTLAGVVLDPIAEPKSEQDLKAMTLMTAEGPKPLSQLATYEVRNEPALLFHKDGKPYARITAEVDPKKVSEIGADIKKQTDSLTLPKGVTLFAGGASVDQSEDFADLGMTALISIGLVYLIMVLTFKTLRAPLAIMFSLPLAAIGAIVGLIVSGVTPDFTALFGALMLIGIVVTNAIVLIDRIKQNETHMGIREAILEAAGTRMRPILMTAIATICAMTPLLFGHAEMGSIVSQSLAIVVIGGLTAATLLTLVVVPAIYELFYFRKSAKERKGVAKVETPTHGA, encoded by the coding sequence ATGAAATGGTTAACCAAATGGTCGTTCGGTAACAAGGCGGCGGTAGGGCTTTTAGTGGTAATGGCGCTTGTAGTGGGAGGGCTGAGCTACACTTCGCTACCGATGGAATTTATGCCAGAGGCAGATAATCCGCAAGTGACTGTAACGGTGCTCGGTCCGGGTCAGGATGCCCATGCGATGGAGACGAAGGTTACGAAGCCGATTGAGGCTGGGGCCGCATTTGTTAAGGGAAAGAAAGAAATACTGTCCACTTCCGGAGACGGATACGCACAGGTGAATATTTTTTATGACTCAAAAACAAATATGAAGGATGCAGCTGGGGAGGTGCAAAAGGTTGTAGATTCGTTGCAGTTCCCTGAAGGGGTGATGGCCCCTTTTGTACTTCAACTGAATACTTCCATGATTCCTGTGTCGCAGGTCACCCTTTCGTTTGACGAAGGTCTGACTAAAGAAAACCTTAAGCTTGCGGAAGAAACGATCATTCCAGAGATGCAACAAGCAGAAGGTGTAGCCAACGTCGCCTTATATGGGAAAGTAACTCCGCAAGTGCGGGTGAAGCTAGATCCAAAATTAATGGCTGAGAAAGGAATTACGACACCTCAAGTACTAGGGTTACTTCAGGGACGTAATGTATCGGCATCCCTTGGAGAGCAGACGATTGGTGGTCAGACAGGTAACGTAAATGTGGTTTCTACAATTGATAGTATCGATACTCTAAAAAAGCTACCCGTATCCTCGGGTGTTAAGCTACAGGATATTGCTGTCATCGAATTGAAGGAAGATCAAGAGAGCGTTAGCCGCTCGAATGGGAAAGATGTTCTTTTCGCCATAGTAACCAAAGAAGCTAATGCGAATGCAGTAAGTGTCGGAGATCATATACAGGATACCGTAGCACATATTAACAAAACCATTCCAAATGCAGAGGCAGCGGTCGTATTCAGCACATCAGATATGGTGGTTACCTCTGTGAATAGTATGATGCGTGAAGTATTGCTGGGCGCATTGTTCGCGACGATCGTAATTTTACTGTTCCTACGCAACCTGCGGGCAACCCTGATTACGGCGGTTTCTATCCCGCTTTCTCTAGCAGTTACCTTATATCTGCTTGATATATCCGGCATAAGTCTGAATATTATTACGCTCGGTGGTGTAGCTGTTGCGGTCGGTCGCTTGGTTGATGATAGTATCGTAGTGATTGAGAACATTTACCGTAGGCTGCAAAAAGAACCTTTCTCCCGTGAAATGATTATAAGCGCAACTGGGGAAGTGGCTAGAGCGATTACTTCATCTACGATTGCAACGGTAGCGGTATTTCTGCCGATGGGTCTTCTGCGTGGTAGTTTACAGGCGTTTCTACTTCCGTTTGCCTTAACAGTCACGTATTCATTGCTTACTTCACTCGTTGTAGCTTTGACGGTAGTGCCACTGTTAAGCTCATGGCTGCTGAGAAGAACTTCAATGAAAGAACACGAGCCGTCTAAATGGTTCACTCGATTCCTCGATTGGAATCTGCGCCGGAAATGGATAACTTTATCGCTAGGTCTTCTCCTTCTGATTGGCTCCATCGCTGCTTACGTGACTATGCCAAAAGGCGCGCTTGATGCTTCAGATGCCAGCTATGTCTCTGTTCAGTTGAATTATCCGAAGGATGTTCCTGTCAAAGAGATTTTAGAAAAAGGAAAGCAGTTAGAGCAAGATTTGATGAAACAGCCTGAAGCGGAAACGGTGATCATGCAATCAGGGAACAGTGCAGATGCGGCCCAGTGGGGGTCTGTCAGCTCGGAGACCTTAGTGGACTATACCGTTGTGATGAAAAAAGGTGCGGATGCGCAAGGCTTCATCGATCATGTCCGTGATGTGAAGGATTCCTACGCTGGGGCAACACTTGTTGCTAATCAAATGAGTATGATGGGTTCAAGCTCCACTAGCGAATATATTGATATCGTGGGTGATAATCTTACAGATATTACTGCTGTTGCAGCAGAAGTTACGAATAAGTTGAAGACTGTGGAGGGTATTCAGAAGGTCAGTAGCAATATGGAGGATACTAAACCTGTCTTTACATTTAAGGTAGATCCAGCACAGACGAATGCACAAGAAATTACCATGCAATTGTCGGCTATGCTGAATCCGATCCCTATGGGGCAAATCGAACTGGACGGTACACTTGCAGGAGTAGTGTTAGATCCTATAGCTGAGCCAAAGTCGGAGCAAGATTTAAAAGCAATGACGCTCATGACTGCTGAAGGTCCAAAGCCGTTGTCTCAACTAGCAACCTATGAGGTTCGGAATGAACCAGCACTGTTGTTCCATAAAGATGGGAAGCCATATGCGAGAATTACAGCGGAAGTCGATCCGAAGAAGGTGTCTGAAATCGGAGCGGATATTAAAAAGCAAACCGATAGTCTTACCCTTCCAAAGGGTGTGACTCTATTTGCAGGCGGAGCCTCGGTTGATCAGTCAGAGGATTTCGCTGACCTTGGTATGACAGCGCTGATCTCCATCGGGTTGGTGTATCTGATCATGGTCCTCACCTTCAAAACCCTTCGTGCTCCGCTGGCAATCATGTTCTCCTTGCCTTTGGCTGCGATTGGGGCAATTGTTGGACTGATCGTATCCGGCGTAACACCTGATTTCACTGCCCTGTTCGGGGCTCTGATGCTAATTGGAATCGTCGTTACGAATGCGATTGTGCTTATCGACCGTATTAAGCAGAATGAAACGCATATGGGTATTCGCGAAGCCATTCTGGAAGCGGCCGGAACACGGATGCGCCCGATTCTGATGACAGCTATTGCTACCATTTGCGCCATGACTCCACTGCTGTTCGGCCATGCCGAGATGGGCAGCATTGTCTCGCAAAGCTTGGCAATTGTGGTCATCGGTGGCTTGACCGCGGCAACGCTGCTTACGCTAGTTGTAGTGCCGGCGATTTACGAGCTGTTCTACTTCCGTAAATCGGCTAAGGAGCGCAAAGGCGTGGCGAAAGTAGAAACTCCGACGCATGGTGCGTAA
- a CDS encoding cation:proton antiporter, with protein sequence MEFVLYLMLIILFTKLAGDLSVRLGQPSVLGKLIVGIILGPAVLGWIQNGEFIHYFSEIGVLLLMFIAGLETDLDQLRKNWKSAFAVAVGGIILPFLGGFAIGEMFGFAYHNAMFMGVILSATSVSISVQVLKDMNKLNTREGSTILGAAVVDDILVVILLAVLMSFFGTGESVSIGLLITKKVLFFAVALVVGWFVVPRVMKWMAPLKVTEAVIAAALMICFAFAYFAEIMGMAGIIGAFAAGIAISQTSFKHTVESKLEPIAYSIFVPVFFVSIGLNVSFEGVGSQLGFVLLLTVIAILTKLFGGGLGARLTGFNNHSSLIIGSGMISRGEVALIIAATGLQSGLLQQQYFTSVIIVVIVTTLVTPPLLKYMFRDPVRAKQK encoded by the coding sequence ATGGAGTTTGTTCTATATCTTATGCTGATTATACTATTCACCAAGCTAGCTGGTGATTTATCTGTACGACTGGGACAACCGTCGGTACTGGGTAAGTTAATTGTCGGTATTATATTAGGTCCTGCGGTACTGGGTTGGATTCAAAATGGAGAGTTTATTCATTATTTTTCGGAGATCGGTGTTCTATTGTTAATGTTTATAGCAGGGCTTGAGACTGATCTGGATCAACTGCGCAAGAACTGGAAGTCAGCTTTCGCAGTAGCCGTCGGAGGTATTATTTTACCTTTTCTAGGTGGATTCGCCATCGGAGAAATGTTTGGTTTTGCTTATCATAATGCTATGTTTATGGGTGTCATTCTTAGTGCAACATCGGTTAGCATATCAGTCCAGGTACTGAAGGATATGAATAAGTTGAATACACGTGAAGGTTCTACCATTCTGGGAGCCGCTGTAGTCGATGATATTCTGGTTGTTATTTTGCTCGCTGTATTAATGAGCTTTTTCGGCACAGGAGAATCAGTGTCCATTGGCCTTTTAATTACGAAAAAGGTGTTGTTCTTCGCTGTAGCGCTTGTTGTGGGTTGGTTCGTTGTGCCGCGGGTTATGAAATGGATGGCTCCGTTAAAGGTGACAGAGGCTGTTATCGCAGCGGCGCTAATGATTTGCTTTGCGTTCGCGTATTTTGCTGAAATTATGGGGATGGCAGGCATCATCGGTGCTTTTGCAGCTGGGATTGCTATTTCACAAACCTCCTTTAAGCACACTGTGGAATCTAAGCTTGAGCCTATTGCCTATTCGATTTTTGTTCCGGTCTTCTTTGTCAGTATCGGACTTAATGTTTCCTTTGAAGGGGTTGGCAGTCAACTAGGATTCGTCCTCTTGTTGACGGTGATTGCCATTCTGACCAAGTTGTTTGGTGGCGGTCTGGGGGCGCGTCTTACAGGATTTAATAACCATTCATCGCTTATTATTGGTTCAGGGATGATTTCGCGGGGTGAGGTTGCATTGATCATCGCGGCAACAGGTCTGCAAAGCGGATTGTTGCAGCAGCAGTATTTTACTTCCGTAATTATTGTTGTCATTGTAACTACACTTGTAACACCACCACTCTTAAAATATATGTTCCGCGATCCAGTGCGCGCTAAACAAAAATAA
- a CDS encoding L-rhamnose mutarotase, which translates to MSSNKLAWTWRVKEECLEEYVAMHLNPWPEVLEEHSKAGISNYSIFQNGNQFFYCFECEDTEAAFDYIAKSDACNRWNAITSKMVEGSFDFNDEVPMLPLREVFYLK; encoded by the coding sequence ATGAGCAGCAATAAATTGGCTTGGACATGGCGGGTGAAGGAAGAATGTCTGGAAGAGTATGTAGCGATGCATTTAAATCCTTGGCCAGAAGTTTTGGAGGAGCACAGTAAGGCTGGTATTTCTAACTACTCCATCTTTCAGAATGGTAATCAATTTTTTTATTGCTTTGAATGTGAGGATACAGAAGCGGCTTTCGATTACATTGCTAAAAGTGATGCCTGCAACCGATGGAATGCCATTACTTCAAAGATGGTTGAAGGGTCATTTGATTTCAATGATGAGGTGCCAATGTTGCCTTTACGTGAAGTATTCTATCTAAAATAG
- a CDS encoding ABC transporter permease: MDKILTIAWNMVKRTIGTRKGVLIYILLPCIVLAGIVSVTGTMGENPAVVLYSNMDNGAAGKHLLTELKNSGEYKFVEKTDETALREGVVDQNGEAGILIPAGFTSALLAGEEPQISVYELKTNETSVMIKLKASTIADEMKSTAAIIGAVNNGSKDVDAQFTTVMQRAEQHSIGSIRTDYNLYPREGLGVVTGLTLMFLMSLVTSSVSLIMDDRKGRTMMRMFSAPVRSYEIAIGNFLGSFMVGLIQIVVVLALGRWVLHYDYEVPIYLYFLVLAAFMLVSMGIASTVAGLIRNPNNAGMLNSLIITPTCMLGGCFWPLSIMPDYMQKAANFVPQKWAIQAVDIAATGGGWNELWLPFAILGLMAAVLLAIGSAILRPSEAGINA, from the coding sequence ATGGATAAAATCTTAACGATTGCCTGGAACATGGTGAAACGAACCATTGGTACTAGGAAGGGGGTGCTCATCTATATTCTGCTTCCTTGTATTGTACTTGCAGGTATTGTTTCCGTTACTGGAACGATGGGAGAGAACCCAGCTGTTGTGCTGTATTCGAATATGGATAACGGGGCAGCAGGTAAGCATTTGCTCACTGAACTAAAGAATTCCGGAGAATATAAATTTGTAGAAAAGACTGACGAGACTGCTTTAAGAGAAGGCGTAGTCGATCAGAATGGAGAAGCGGGGATTCTAATTCCAGCAGGCTTCACTTCGGCACTACTTGCTGGAGAAGAGCCACAAATTAGTGTGTATGAGCTGAAGACGAATGAAACTTCCGTTATGATTAAATTAAAAGCGAGCACAATTGCTGATGAAATGAAGAGTACGGCCGCGATCATAGGGGCAGTTAATAACGGATCTAAGGACGTTGACGCACAGTTTACTACGGTTATGCAAAGAGCGGAACAGCACAGTATTGGCAGCATTCGAACTGATTATAATCTATATCCTCGAGAGGGACTGGGAGTCGTTACGGGCTTAACGCTAATGTTTCTCATGAGCCTGGTCACGAGCTCTGTGTCTCTGATTATGGATGATCGGAAAGGCCGGACGATGATGCGAATGTTCAGTGCTCCGGTTCGTTCTTACGAGATTGCTATTGGTAATTTTCTGGGTAGCTTCATGGTCGGACTGATTCAGATCGTCGTAGTGCTCGCCTTAGGTCGCTGGGTGCTTCACTATGATTATGAAGTTCCAATCTATCTATATTTCCTTGTTCTTGCGGCATTTATGCTGGTGTCTATGGGGATCGCGAGTACAGTGGCAGGATTAATTCGTAATCCAAATAATGCTGGTATGCTGAATTCCCTTATTATCACACCGACTTGTATGCTTGGCGGCTGCTTTTGGCCTTTATCCATTATGCCGGACTATATGCAGAAGGCGGCTAACTTTGTTCCGCAAAAATGGGCCATCCAAGCGGTCGACATCGCTGCAACCGGTGGGGGCTGGAATGAGTTGTGGTTACCCTTTGCCATCTTAGGTCTTATGGCTGCTGTGCTACTGGCGATTGGTTCTGCCATTCTCCGCCCAAGTGAAGCGGGAATTAATGCTTAG
- a CDS encoding ABC transporter permease, with the protein MNTWTIMIYELRRLFSSRSMILNMFLLPLLLIFLLGASLSGVVGDKGSTTIDVVRVAVVNLSGEGYESSAMMDSFLKSTELKDIITPVMVDSREAAESGLRTGKYGYAVVVPPGFDSKVQSGEAAQLEFILGQKSTDNRVAGTVFDNFLRNLNYKQSVAMTLGPEALNVMAPSSTSNEPSVKLGELSEGGYSYTSSQFYAVSMMLMFLLYSGLTVCTSLFNEKENHTLFRINSMPVKGSELFIGKMLGVGVVSIVQCAAIIILTNVLFGVNWGNRPGLLLLFCLLMIVASMTLSIVISMFSKTGASARSVVTVLTVSMTFISGGMAPLPESWVNSIGAFTINHWAMQAILKMMLHADVSQIMPNLGVLSLICLVLFSAAAISYRKVGYHG; encoded by the coding sequence ATGAATACTTGGACGATTATGATCTATGAGCTGCGAAGACTATTTAGCTCACGTTCTATGATATTAAATATGTTTTTGTTGCCCCTGTTATTGATCTTTCTCTTAGGTGCTTCGCTCTCCGGTGTCGTTGGTGACAAAGGCTCCACTACTATTGATGTTGTGCGAGTGGCTGTTGTTAATCTTTCTGGCGAGGGCTATGAGAGCTCGGCGATGATGGATAGCTTTTTGAAGTCAACAGAGCTTAAGGATATCATTACTCCGGTTATGGTGGATAGTCGAGAGGCGGCAGAAAGCGGTCTGCGAACAGGAAAATATGGTTATGCGGTTGTTGTTCCTCCAGGCTTTGATAGTAAGGTACAGAGCGGTGAAGCCGCACAGCTGGAATTTATACTGGGCCAAAAAAGTACAGATAACAGGGTGGCAGGGACGGTCTTCGATAATTTTCTGAGGAATCTTAATTATAAACAGTCTGTGGCGATGACACTGGGTCCAGAAGCTTTGAACGTTATGGCACCTAGTTCCACCAGTAATGAGCCTTCCGTAAAGCTTGGAGAACTGAGCGAGGGAGGATATTCATATACTTCTTCCCAGTTCTATGCGGTATCCATGATGCTGATGTTTTTGCTGTATAGCGGCTTGACGGTATGTACTTCTCTTTTTAATGAAAAAGAAAATCATACCCTTTTCCGGATAAATTCAATGCCAGTCAAAGGCTCAGAACTGTTTATTGGCAAAATGCTTGGTGTGGGTGTTGTAAGTATAGTACAGTGCGCAGCGATTATTATTCTGACGAATGTGCTGTTCGGTGTGAATTGGGGAAATCGCCCGGGCTTGTTACTCCTATTTTGCTTGCTGATGATTGTGGCTTCGATGACCTTATCTATCGTTATTTCTATGTTCAGCAAGACTGGAGCAAGCGCAAGAAGTGTGGTTACGGTACTCACTGTAAGCATGACCTTCATTAGCGGGGGAATGGCACCACTTCCAGAATCGTGGGTGAACTCTATAGGGGCGTTTACGATTAATCATTGGGCAATGCAGGCTATTCTGAAAATGATGTTACATGCCGATGTATCGCAAATTATGCCGAATTTGGGAGTGTTATCGCTGATCTGCCTAGTGTTGTTCAGTGCAGCGGCTATTTCGTACCGGAAGGTGGGTTATCATGGATAA
- a CDS encoding ABC transporter ATP-binding protein, whose protein sequence is MAIAVLTDVVKRYEGKLTVDHVNMTIEEGEIFGLLGPNGAGKSTTISMICGLLKIDGGDIVIDGLPVSSKSLEVKKRIGLVPQELALYDTMTAADNVTFFGRLYGLRGKLLKERVDEALAFTGLSDRAKEKPSTFSGGMKRRLNIACAIMHRPKLIIMDEPTVGIDPQSRNHILESVKELNRLGSTIIYTSHYMEEVAAICDRVAIMDKGHIIACGTEKELRERVAKEEKIVIKAANITPELVQELTLHPRIRRVEAKDEVVELYLPSSQGELQDILFIFAKHKGIIGSLNIEEPDLETLFLSLTGRTLRD, encoded by the coding sequence ATGGCAATCGCCGTATTAACCGATGTGGTGAAACGATATGAAGGTAAATTAACAGTAGATCATGTGAACATGACGATAGAAGAAGGAGAAATCTTTGGCTTGCTAGGCCCGAACGGAGCGGGTAAAAGTACAACGATCAGTATGATCTGTGGCTTGCTTAAGATTGACGGGGGAGACATTGTTATCGACGGTCTGCCCGTGTCCTCGAAATCACTTGAGGTGAAGAAAAGAATTGGTTTGGTTCCACAGGAATTAGCCTTATACGACACGATGACAGCGGCGGATAACGTTACCTTTTTCGGAAGATTGTATGGTTTGCGTGGCAAGCTCTTGAAGGAACGGGTAGATGAGGCTCTTGCGTTTACAGGCCTTAGCGATCGTGCTAAAGAGAAACCCTCAACCTTTTCCGGAGGGATGAAAAGACGTCTGAATATTGCCTGTGCTATTATGCATCGTCCCAAGCTGATTATTATGGATGAACCTACGGTGGGGATTGATCCGCAATCTCGTAATCATATTCTTGAATCGGTTAAGGAGCTCAATCGACTCGGTTCAACGATTATTTATACCAGTCACTATATGGAGGAGGTTGCGGCCATTTGCGATCGAGTAGCCATTATGGATAAAGGGCATATCATTGCTTGCGGCACGGAAAAAGAACTGCGAGAACGCGTTGCCAAGGAAGAAAAAATCGTCATTAAAGCTGCTAATATCACACCGGAGCTTGTTCAGGAGCTGACGCTTCACCCTAGAATTAGACGCGTAGAAGCAAAGGATGAAGTAGTCGAGCTGTATCTGCCTTCTTCACAAGGGGAGCTACAGGACATCCTTTTTATTTTTGCCAAGCATAAGGGGATTATCGGCTCGCTAAATATTGAAGAACCTGATCTGGAGACGTTGTTTCTAAGCTTGACCGGAAGGACCTTAAGAGATTAA
- a CDS encoding sensor histidine kinase: MTRELTLLRYLLIIIPACISIYIYPYADYGIFTLHILMLLFLVVMVPKLPRSFHALISIVEILFTAWLCYQYGSIMIFPAISALLYYSRLQPQAVPLVFTVVHLITLNIALWDSPKLIITFINITFLLIAYLNELLQRAGRGRENTLNLYDELRKKHFELDEARNRLLEFNAQIEDAAQSKERVRISRQLHDDIGHRLIRIKMMMEAALLTLPTSPESGMQMMELIRDQLSASMDDMRSAVKRINYTPQLEGAYALDRLLEEIGRDTGIETSYQVHGIPYPLYPSIQVILYKNAREAITNALRHGNATAISIKVDFSDTGVTMEVSNNGTLPEGNKLTKLPESGGVGMKGMFERTHLIGGTLEWRQEPQFTIVTRLPIYKQGEIV, encoded by the coding sequence GTGACTAGAGAACTGACCCTATTGCGATACCTACTCATCATAATTCCTGCTTGTATTAGCATTTACATCTACCCATATGCCGACTATGGAATCTTCACGTTGCATATTCTGATGCTTCTATTCCTTGTGGTCATGGTGCCAAAGCTACCCCGTTCCTTTCATGCCTTAATAAGCATTGTGGAAATACTGTTCACTGCCTGGTTATGTTACCAGTACGGCAGCATAATGATTTTCCCGGCCATTTCAGCATTACTTTATTATTCTAGACTTCAGCCCCAAGCAGTACCTCTCGTGTTTACGGTTGTGCATCTGATTACCTTGAACATAGCGCTCTGGGATTCTCCAAAACTTATAATCACATTCATCAACATTACTTTTCTGCTCATCGCCTATCTCAACGAATTGTTACAGAGGGCGGGTCGGGGCCGTGAGAACACCCTCAATCTTTACGATGAGCTGCGAAAAAAGCATTTCGAGCTGGATGAAGCCCGCAACCGACTGCTGGAGTTTAACGCCCAAATAGAAGATGCAGCCCAGTCCAAAGAACGGGTTCGCATCTCCCGCCAGCTCCATGATGATATCGGCCACCGCCTCATCCGCATTAAAATGATGATGGAAGCCGCGCTACTCACCTTACCCACCTCCCCTGAAAGCGGAATGCAGATGATGGAGCTCATTCGAGATCAATTGTCAGCCAGCATGGACGATATGCGCTCTGCAGTGAAGCGTATCAACTATACGCCACAATTAGAGGGAGCTTATGCGTTAGACCGTCTGCTAGAAGAGATCGGCCGCGATACGGGAATTGAGACCTCATACCAAGTGCATGGGATACCTTACCCGCTATATCCTAGTATTCAGGTGATCTTGTATAAGAACGCCCGAGAAGCCATAACCAATGCCCTACGTCACGGAAATGCAACTGCGATTTCGATTAAAGTCGACTTTAGTGATACTGGAGTTACGATGGAGGTCAGCAACAACGGGACGCTTCCCGAAGGCAATAAACTAACCAAACTGCCGGAAAGTGGAGGGGTCGGGATGAAAGGAATGTTCGAACGAACACATCTGATCGGCGGAACCTTGGAATGGCGGCAGGAGCCTCAATTCACCATTGTTACGCGGTTGCCCATTTATAAGCAGGGAGAGATTGTATAG
- a CDS encoding response regulator transcription factor, protein MIKVMIVDDDPFIRQSLQVLIGMDPDIEVIGAASDGNEALNLLQAGDMADVILMDIRMPGCGGVEGTEKIKQAFPQVSILMLTTFDDDEYIIEALRNGASGYLLKNIPPDRIIQGVKTVNEGNMLIHPDIARKLTTFLQPTNRPESLQVQPLESFGLTKMELAVVASIAEGHTNKEIAGQLFLSEGTVKNYITDILSKLELRDRTQIAIFYLKGGRG, encoded by the coding sequence ATGATTAAGGTGATGATTGTAGATGACGATCCTTTTATTCGTCAAAGTCTGCAAGTACTGATAGGGATGGACCCCGATATTGAAGTGATCGGAGCTGCAAGTGACGGAAACGAGGCTTTGAATTTGCTCCAAGCGGGAGATATGGCGGATGTGATTCTGATGGATATTCGGATGCCAGGCTGCGGTGGTGTTGAAGGGACAGAGAAAATTAAGCAGGCTTTTCCTCAGGTTTCGATACTGATGCTAACTACCTTCGATGACGATGAGTATATCATTGAGGCGCTGCGGAACGGTGCCAGTGGATATTTGCTCAAAAACATACCGCCTGACCGTATCATACAAGGTGTCAAAACAGTTAATGAAGGCAACATGCTAATCCACCCTGATATCGCGCGTAAACTAACCACCTTTCTACAGCCCACGAACCGTCCTGAATCTCTACAGGTACAGCCACTGGAATCTTTCGGACTGACCAAAATGGAACTGGCCGTTGTCGCTTCTATCGCTGAGGGGCATACCAACAAAGAAATCGCCGGACAGCTATTTCTTAGCGAGGGTACGGTCAAAAATTACATAACGGATATTCTAAGTAAATTAGAGCTGCGAGATCGTACGCAAATCGCTATTTTCTATTTGAAGGGTGGACGGGGATAG